TTTCTGTAGACAGTCAGACTTGTATTCATATAAAAGTGTAcgatttaaaatgtgtatgcTCTAAACGGACTCaagtacaaatatatttgttgcAGACTTTTAGATTATATGTGTTGAAgcatgttgaaatgtgttttaaattgtagGTTGCATCCTCTCCTTCAGACTCAGTGATGGATGAGTCTCCACAGCGCTTTCAGGTCATCTCCGCTGAAGCTGCCACAGCGCCACAGCGAATTCAGGTAACTCTCAAAATCTTCCGGAGCTGTGACACTGCTGCTACCTGTTGAAGAGTTCTGCTTTAGCAGCAACGACAAACAAGTAGATGTTGCAACATGTGACTCATCTCTCCCACCTTCAATGTCACcctgctcttttattttttacttcaacCCCATTGGACCATGTCTAtttccacctctctctctttctgtctccctcttacATCTCTTAACACCCTCAGATAGTAACTGACCAGCAGACAGGTCAGAAGATCCAGATAGTGACAGCGATGAAGCCGTCCGCTGCTCCCAAACAGCAGTTCATTCTGACAACAGCTGACAGCTCAGGGGCTGGCAAGGTTATCCTGGCCTCTCCAGACAGCCACAACACCAAGCAGCTCATCTTCACCGCTGCCGACAGCCTGATGCCAGGAAGGATACAGGTACCGTTCCCTCCCTGAGTCTGCATTCATACACTGAGGGGATATGCAATCAGTGCTGCAAACTGAATCTCGTCTTACTTAGAAACCCACTTTccaatttctttttctgtgattttgttTAGGCTTTAAGACGTTttagtttcttttactctctgttttttattatgtgttttgtttattggcTTTGAGATTGTTAtgtcttctgtttgtgtttaggatttgttctgttttattaaaaagaataactgtttttttataaatatatataaatgttcttGTCAGGTACACAAATACCCACACACAAGACACCAAAAATAAAGTTTCGGAGGTCAAATGTTTATTACAAAATCACTGTCAGTTTGATTGCTCTGTCTTAAACTAAATATTCTGCCTTCTCTCCCAAGCTTTGCACTTATTTGTCATGCTTTTCAGAGAACCATGATTATGACTTTGTGTTAAGGTGAAACACAAGATTAATGGCCTGTGTTTGACTTTGCTCTTCAGATCGTCACCGATCCAGTGTCAATGGAGCGGTTGTTAGGGCAGTCAGGGGACCTGAACCGACCACAGCCAGTGGAATACTGTGTGGTGTGTGGAGACAAGGCTTCAGGTACTGAGGCTAGAGGCCGGTGCATTACCTTGTGAGGATAAGGTCATGTGTCCTGAGGCTAAacctgaatgtgtgtttgctgcatatTGTCTGCAATCCCAGGTGGCACCTCAGCCACAGTGGCTCACACACTCTGACGGTTTCTTTCTGTGATCAGGCCGTCACTACGGAGCAGTCAGTTGTGAGGGATGTAAAGGCTTCTTCAAGCGGAGCGTGAGGAAGAGCCTGACCTACAGCTGCCGCAGTAAACAGGACTGCGTCATCAACAAACACCACCGCAACCGCTGCCAGTTCTGTCGGTTGAGGAAATGCCTTGATATGGGGATGAAGACTGACTGTGAGTGTGAATCCAAATCCAAGACACTATAAAAAACACTCAGGAACAAATCAGCTATCATCAGGGTGTCTGCAGGTcaggaaaataacaacaaaaaacattcagttcaCTTACTCACACAAAGTCTGGATGGGGCTGTACTGCTTCTATCGAGGTTTTGGGTTGAAGCATTGAAACGTTTTTGAATGTCTTCCTTCTTATTATGCAACAACTAAATCCATCATTTGTTGTATGAAACAGTGTACTGCCCTTTGAATTGCATTGTgttcagaaatcagaaatactttatttatcccaaattgggatttttctTTTCGTTAACGTAGCAAAtcgaaataaaaataagaaatatacagatggTAAATAGTGCAATgcaatggaatattaaatgaaaatataatataaatgtacaatgtaaagcgtaagtgtaaagtgtgcattttatgtccagttaacagagaggctatggagcagtgagttgtctgcagGCCAGAgggtgttgaaaggtgctatataaataaacttgccatTCTGGATTCGCTTGTGCCATTGCTTCCTGGGTCATTGCACGATTTACACTAATCTGAGCTTACCGATAGCAAAAGCTGGTGTAGTAAAAAGGTTGTTTTAGGATGGCTCAAGGCCAACATCTAtgaattttatatttttgttggaTAGGAGCATGCACATTTTTCAAAGATTACATCCATCTTTTTGATCTGGAACGGTGTTAACATATTGGGTTGAAACAGACTGAATAGGcgtgcaaaaataaaaacttaaacTTTCTCTTTTGGTTTATCCTCAGCTGTCCAGAGTGAGAGAAAGCCGATCGACGTGGTGCCCAGAGAGAAGCATGCAAACTGTGCTGCCTCCACCCAGAAGATTTACATTCGCAAGGACTTAAACAGTCCTCTCATCACCACACCAACCTTTATCTCCGACACAGAGACGGATGGCTCGAGGTCAGTGGGAATCAGTCCTTTTAAAGAAACTCTGTTATTCTATCAATCATCCTGTAATGTTGTGTGAACTGGATTCTGATGATGCTCTGTGTCTCCTGCAGATCCAGCCTGCTGGACCAGGGCATGCTGGTGAACATCCAGCAGCCGCTCATCCAGAGTGATGGTACTCTGCACCTGGCTAATGACTCAAAGGTACAGCTGCGGCAGCACTTACTCtagtgatatatatatatcaaatgtaatataaagtATATCTACCTGTCTGTTCTGCTGCTGCCTACTTCCTTCTGCTAATATAAATATTATCCCTCACTGTGGAGATGTTGTAAGGTTGTATTGCTTGTGACGCTGTTATGTTTGGTTCTTTGTATAATGGGGGTCTACAAAATAAGGCTTTTGAGctttaaaacctgtttttatttatcttgtaCTACGTGTTACCTCACACTGCACGTTTCCATCTGCCTTTCTTGCcaaaacattcatattcaatGTTCACACTGAATGTAAGCATGAAAACCAAGTGCAGTTTGTTCATTGACAGTTCAAATAAAGTTTATTCAAACAACATTACTGTGTCCTTAATGTTGACAGtaggagagaaaggaaacattACTTAAATGTTACTCTGAACAGAAAGTaggaaggagaaaagaaaaatgaggagCCACAGTGGTTCAGATTTTGGTgctgattttttaaatctaaatcaaTACCTCAGTTTTAAGCACAACATGTGAAACACTACTCCAGTACCATTTAACCATCTCACTTCAGATCATTTGTATGCTTTGATCCAGGGTAGGACCCCTTATTTGTATAGTGGATCCTTGTTCAGCTGACCTATTTGATGGAAATGATTCTACATGGTTTCATTTGTCTTCAGATGGATCCTGCGCTAGGAGACTTGGGGACACTAGCCAATGTGGTGACATCATTGGCCAACCTGAGCGACTCACTAAGAGAGAATCTGAACAATGGGGATACTTCAGACAGCCAACATGAGGAAGAGTCTGCCAGTGAGATAACACGGTCAGTCAGTTTGTTGTGAAAGGTGAAAGCTTGTGGCCTCTTTGGAAGCACAATATCTAAATTTGAATATGTTTGTCTacagaggcaaaaaaaattACGAGAGAAAGTTCTATTACTGTAGCAGAGAGTCTTGTCAGATGCGTACATttcaaggtgtgtgtttgttgtgcacAGTGCCTTCGACACCCTGGCCAAAGTTTTCAACCCCCCTGAGGCAGGCGCTGGACTGGGTCTGGAAGATAAGCGGCAGTGTGTCAGTGGAACAACCATCCAGCTGATTGGTCGAGACCAGGAGACCCCTATCATTGAGGTGGAAGGACCCCTGCTCACAGACAGTCATGTCGGCTTTAGGGTGGGTGGAGTCAACTAACTCAATGTCCCAAATAACACATCTGATATTAATTACTATTCATCATTTAAGTtcaataatttaaaagaaaaaacggTTTATTTACTTACAATCTTGAATTGTGTATAAGCTTAAGCCGTAGTCTGAATATTATGTTTCGTTAACTTCTTTagatatgtttgtgttttatattttcctctCTTATGATCTTTTCCTCTTTGTACAGCTGACTATGCCCAGCCCCATTCCTGAGTATCTGAATGTACACTACATCTGTGAGTCAGCATCcagactcctcttcctctccatgcACTGGGCACGCTCCATCCCTGCCTTCTCAGCTCTTGGGTAATGCAATTGAGACAGGAAGACTTAAATTATACAGTTATTCTCCTTTCAGGAATGCaattaattgttattttattttaccaggAGTATGGCAATTTAATTTTAGACCAAGGcaacaacataacaaaataacCATAAAAGGATCATATGCAGAGTTCAGTAACTCAACAAGAGTTTTCACTGATCAAAtaatttggtttttaaaatattcaatgcTGAGAAAAAATATTGAGTACAGGGTGAATCCGTGTAGCTCACCCAATGATGAGGGTGCAAAATGTTGAAAAGCACATTCGCTAAAGACAATGCCCGTTTGAGAATTGTTCCAAAGGTTGCATTATTGTCTGTCTTCCCacttgtctctgtctttctcagtCAGGAAGCAAACACCAGTCTGGTGCGGGCCTGCTGGAACGAGTTGTTCACTCTGGGTCTTGCTCAGTGCGCTCACGAGATGAACCTGTCTACCATCCTCGCCGCCATCATCAACCACCTTCAGAGCAGCATCCAGGATGGTATGGACCACAGACCTCGCCATCATTTCTCagtaggacacacacacgcatttaTTAAGGGGTCAAGAAATGGGATTTTATTTATAGTATCAGTTGTTTTCATAATAAGGTAGACCTGAGATGTAGAAGAACTTCTTGGGAGTAGTGCACCGTTTTCTCCTTGCTTCATTACATTGTTAAACATTGGAGGCATTGTGTATTAGAATGTGATGGAGAAGAATGGGTTATTAAAGGCAACTGCATGTTAAAGGCCCCCTAGTATACAGCTTTTCAGGTTTATTTAGGTAATTTGGGATACTACTAgtatatgtttacatgctgtaaTGTAAACTTTTGCTGCCTGCCTGCATATAGCTCTATTCAGCCTCTTTCAGAATTTGATGAACTCCTAAGCCCCGCCCTCCCAAAAAAGCCCAGTCTGATGGGACAGACAGTGCCCTGTCAATCACTGTGCAATCAAGCCCAACTGCCACGCCGATATTTACAGATTTTAACGAAACATGACAAATTCTATCTTAAGTCAACAGCGAATTACAGTCTTTGctaatgatttgtatttttgggCTGATGGGACCTGCCAGGCAAGATGAATCTGAAAGTAAATCATGAAGCCTtctatataaaacattttcctttttccagaAAAGCTTTCGGGGGAGAGGGTGAAGCAGGTGATGGAGCACATATGGAAGTTCCAGGAGTTTTGTAACAGCATGACGAAGCTGGAGACCGACAGCTACGAATACGCGTACCTGAAAGCTATAGTGCTGTTCAGCCCTGGTGAGTGTCTGCTTATCTCAAAATGATGGGTATCATTCAAATCAAACGTTTTTCATTAAAGAGGGAGAGAACAAAGGACttgcattttgaaaaacatgttgttctgtttgatcTTCAGATCACCCAGGTGTGGACAGCAGCGGGCAGATTGAGAAGTTCCAGGAGAAAGCCTTGATGGAGCTGCAGGACTACGTGCAGAAAACCTACCCAGAGGAAACCTATAGGTACATTCCTACTTCCTGTCCATCCTGAAAGGAGGTTGAGACTCACTTGTATAGAGGATTTAGTGTCTGTCTGGCTAACTGACATACATTTTGCTCTTGAAGATTTCAGCAccataaacacatttgagaaaaagaaTCTAGATGAGTTTGCCTGTTTCCCAGGTTGACCCGTATCCTGACTCGTCTCCCAGCCCTGCGCCTCATGAACTCGGGCATCACAGAGGAGCTCTTCTTCACCGGCTTGATAGGTAACGTCTCCATTGACAGCATCATTCCATACATCCTCAAGATGGAGACGGCTGAGTATAACAGCCAGGACTCTGACCCTACAGAATGACAGCCCATCGCTCCAACACACAGAACTTTTAGGATCCACTTCAGGtactcttctttttctctcgtGGGGTTGAACCCCAGTCTAAAATCCTGCAGCAGCCCCTTGTTTTGTATCGATGCATGGTGCATAGTCATTCAGGAATCCTCGGTAGACTAACAAAACCAGGATGACACTAGGAATGTTTTCTGGAGCTGACGCAGTGTGGTACTCCTTTAATGTCTTCATAGCACTTCGATCTAATGACACATGAACCTTAACTTCTGACCTAAGCCTTGcatattgtttttgtcttatcTAAGCCTTACCATGCTCTCATGTTGATCACATACGTAACTTACCATTCGCATGCAGATAACAGACACGCTCTATCGATAAGCTGAAACAGAAGTCCTGCTCTTGTGGAAGTGGAatctcaaaaatgtaaaagtctaAAGCAGGGTCGGCCAACCCgcggctctttgcccagtctcatgcggctccTCAGTTCATATcaaattttaattgtgtgtgttttttttgcgcATATGTATCCAAGTTCACAaagggttaacaacacacaagttccaggccgatcgttacacagagttttcgacacagaagtgctttagccaatcagaatgcagatcctgcagtaccgGAGGCGAGCTTTACTGCACTCGCGATGTGTCAGTGGAGAGAAATTTGTTTCTGAACGGCGAAAATAAAACTTAGATAAAACCATAATAACTCAATATaaagttgtcaaatcaaaatGGTAACACTTAGGTGGACCTCAGCCCACCTAAGTTGTTTTaaatcccacccaaatgaacattttgaaattgaaaataaaaatatatgtattttattttttatttctcatattagtgttgagagttgtgccccctccccttaccaagaccacacagttGTATTAGATCTAGCatcttaattttgctctcaaagtgcaccagatgcatgcaattcacccagacccccctagaggatgtgaagtccacccaaCCGAAACTTCAAAACCGAGCTATGCCCCTGacacagaaagggtgagagcaaaagagagagggcaaGAGAGAAGTGGGGGGACATACAtccagcatgtgtgtatgatgtggctctttgcagtaacacagtcaaGTAATTGGCTCTTGgtctctgactggttggccacccctggtCTAAAGACTAAAGTAGTTTTGAGCAAAAACCTTAAAAGTGTACTTTGAGatataagtgtttttttatgttggtATTTGGTAACATTGGTGTAGTAAAAGTAATATATAAATGACTGTATTGTTGAATTGAGAATTCAGCCTTTTACTAATATAAAGTATGACTTTTGTGAATGTCATACAATGAGGATTTGAAACACGCTTTGTAataatttgaccttttttaaattttgaaaCTGACTACAATGCCTCAAAGGTGTAATACATCAATGAAAAtctctttaaatacatttaaataaacgtCCATCAGGTATGAAACTAAGTCAAACCTCAATGGATTCATTTTTATAGTTCTGTATTTATATGAACTGGCTTCAACAGCATTTACCTACCACTCAGTGCATTACAACATGACCAATGTCTGATTTAAATTCAGTCAGATTGGTCGAATTAGCAAGTTTTACTgaccttttttcttgttttttactGAAAGACTTATCAGAGATGTTAAGCTTAGAGAAGGTTTTTTGTTTAAGAACACTAGTTGATGTATTATCATCAATATGTTGCTTTAACCAATCACCTCATCACTTTCCCTTTACGACAATCAATAACATGgtccttctctctgtcccttcAGTGTCATGGCACTTCTTCTCAATCTGCgtttttatgtgtatttatCATTGGCAGTCATTTCTTTTAAGGAATGATAATATCTTAAAGATTTTTGAgttcagaaatgtttatttttgtgtagcGATGCTACTGTTTTTGTACTTGTGTCTTGCATTTGTTCTTTGCTTTGTGCACTTCAATCAGCTTGTGTGACATTCCACTGTGTTCATGCTGACTAACACTTTgtgtttgatatgtttttttaaaagtttaatttgttgtAAACAAATGTGCTTATTGAATACTAAGTGTACTTAAAGTACTTTTGGGCAGGtttccctgaaaaaaaaacaacaaaagaaaaaacacaagatttTTGGGAACCCATTCTTGAGTACGTTTTGGTATTTTAAAGACCTGCATTTTCCTTAAGGACATTCTTTCACTCACCCAATCTTTAACGGTTCAGAATCCACAGCAACATGAATGATAACAGGAATGTAAAGAGGTCAAAAaggattttgttttgaaagtacATGTCAATTGTTATATTTGGGGTTTAAAACCCATACAGACTGTTTGTAAAGGCACTGTTGTGAAATGACCTTTGTACGTGTAGTTTCATTAAAATGAGTGCATGTTGTTTGTAAGCCAGGTTTTATAATCTTGTCGCTGTCTGCCCTCATAAGGAGCATtgttacacattttatattgcaTTGCAGTGCATGAAGAAGTTGCTTAAgtgcattttattaaatgctttatgaaaaatatatatttaaatgttgtggcTTTAAAATATTAACCATAAGCAGCTCTTACATTACAGGATATTACAtcagattttttattcttgAGCTTCGTGGCTTGAGCATCCTATGTTAAAATTTTATACAATGTTAATGTTCTTGGTTTTTTATGCTTATGTGAAATGCATTTCTTCAAACATTGAGATTTAGAAACAACATAAATGTTTTGCTCAAGTTTGTCACAACCCCACATTTCTACCTCACACCAATGAAGATGTAGAACATGCATAATCAACTGAGCTCCTGAATCAGCATTCCAGTCTCTGAGGCTGGCTTCTCTGAAGCCACATgctataaaagaaataaataattcattatgAAATATGACACGACTAAGTCTATTATTGCTGAAAACCCAAGTCTGATGCTTGCCTTTAACTGGATATTACAGAGTTTTCTCTCATTGAACTAAAGCCTTTGTAACATGGACAATATCACACCgcaaaaacacaactcaaactATCCATGACAAAATCCAGCTGTCAGTAAATGCGTAAAGGATGTTGATCTCGTGTTCAGCTGCTCTCTGAAAAACTCAAACCTTTACTCATTCAAAGACATAACAATATTCTTGGCAACAGTTTATTCATTAAATGTGATGTCCTGTGTAGGTTTTTTTCAAGAAATATTCTATTACAAGTAAAACTTTCAAAAGgttacttgagtcaaagtaaaaatgtattggCATCCAAAACCTaaagtacaaaaaataaactgttcATTTTCCAGAATATTAATTtcaggaaaatgtttgtttttagtgacttgatactttaagtacagAAGAGTGTTGTCAGCAGTGGTAGGTAATGTATCATggtttatgttttgattatattttgtactATTAATATAAAATCCAGAAAACCGTAAAGCTAGAATTCATTAAACATTTATCTGATTGTTGGGTTTACACATTGTGACATTGGAGTCAGTGAGAAACATCTTTCAAAGCGGCAACTAAcaccattttaaaaatgtttttagaaattAATTTctattatacatattttttttaatattcaattaAAACTATTAAAGTACTTTAATAAAGTAACTACTTAAAGTGAGGTTGTAAAATAACCGGAGGCCTTACAGGGTTTtaacatgtagtttattttcttaaatatttgtatatataattcagtatttaattttattatgAACTCCGTTTTCCAAAGAGCTTTGATGATTCCCTTCCccgttaattaaaaaaaacacgtaAAACCAACGTGACGACGACGTCATCAATAGGCGCCTGTCCGTGTGCTTTGCTTGTGCGACGCAGGCACAGACTTTTTTTTGCATGGTATTTTGTGTATAAAACAAAGAGCTTAAAATGCCTATGAAAGGAAGGTTTCCGATCAGGAGGACTCTGGAATACCTCCAGAAGGGAGAGATCGTATTTAAAAACAGAGTGAAGATCATGACTGTGAATTACAACACACACGGAGAGCTGAGCGAAGGAGCAAGGTCAGAGACAACAGATCACttcactgtaaaacacacacactcacagctgacAAACTGCAGATATGTCTCGTCctatcagttaaaaacagactGCTTGCATATTTCTGTGCATTTCAGTTCCTCATGATGATATTTATTGAAACACACATGTATTAGCGACCGTATTATAAAAGTGGTATGCAATGATCCTTAAATGTGATTTCTGTGACGATGGGTCTGTAAtgacatattacattttctataaTTGTGCGCTAAATATTTGCTTTGAGTAGACAATTGTCGGTCCATAAAATGTCGGGAACTATCAGCTAAATTTGATTTAGTGGATTTTATCATCAGATAAAGTGTTCGACCTATTTATCAACATACTGTAGTAATACATGACTCAAATTAAACAAACCTCTTGAAACAAAACCAGGCACACCAGACTTGAATATGGTGCTTGCATGATATTGATTCTGATTAATGGggactttttattttcattttcttagaCAGAATAACTCAATTAAGTCAAACTTTGGAAATTTGACTGTGCATTTATTGTGTCCTTTCACTTGCCTTAAAAGAAGACCTTATTttctctaaaatgtattttgaaagtCAGGctgttgcatttttaaaattgtgaatTTCTCCCTCTTTTGCAGAAAATTTGTGTTCTTCAATATTCCTCAGATTCAGTACAAAAACCAGTGGGTGCAAATAATGATGTTCAAAAATATGACCCCGTCGCCGTTCTTGAAGTTCTACCTGGGTGTGTAGCCTTACACTGTTTGACCCGTAATCGACTAATATCATCAGTATCTGTCATTACTATTATGTATTCTGCCAAGCTTGGGTTAAtgtcctttctctcttttgcagACGATGGAGAGCAAGTGCTGGTGGACGTTGAAGGAAAGGACCACAAACATATTTCCGACCATGTCAGGAAGATTTTGGGCAAAACAGAGTGAGATATTCAGATTCTTTGTTTAAGTTTGGGCTGTGTTTCAATAAACCGGCATGTCTATTAATGCTTGTGATTATGGTAATTCAATATTAAGATACGATTGATTCAAGGATTGTGAATAATGTCGAAACCGTTTCTCCAGTTCACCCGACACTATAAAATATATGATGAAACTGGATCACTTCACTATAATTGTAGGACtcatcacaacaaaacacataaactgtaattgtatttatataatggTCAAGATTCAAAGGTCTACTACTGTCATTTCATATGCACAACTACTGTATTGTTGAATGAATGCAAAGTTTGGGTCACAGGATCTCCAACAGTGCAATTTCAAGacgtaaaataaaaacaacaataaaaatagtgcaagctcaggCATTGAGTAGTCCTATGGCCTGCTGGataaagctgtctctgagtctggtggttttagtcctgatgctgcggtaccgcctgccagacgcCATATAACGGCAAATCATGACAGAAGTTatgtaatgattttttttttaattagaccTCTCTCAA
The Eleginops maclovinus isolate JMC-PN-2008 ecotype Puerto Natales chromosome 1, JC_Emac_rtc_rv5, whole genome shotgun sequence genome window above contains:
- the nr2c2 gene encoding nuclear receptor subfamily 2 group C member 2 — translated: MDESPQRFQVISAEAATAPQRIQIVTDQQTGQKIQIVTAMKPSAAPKQQFILTTADSSGAGKVILASPDSHNTKQLIFTAADSLMPGRIQIVTDPVSMERLLGQSGDLNRPQPVEYCVVCGDKASGRHYGAVSCEGCKGFFKRSVRKSLTYSCRSKQDCVINKHHRNRCQFCRLRKCLDMGMKTDSVQSERKPIDVVPREKHANCAASTQKIYIRKDLNSPLITTPTFISDTETDGSRSSLLDQGMLVNIQQPLIQSDGTLHLANDSKMDPALGDLGTLANVVTSLANLSDSLRENLNNGDTSDSQHEEESASEITRAFDTLAKVFNPPEAGAGLGLEDKRQCVSGTTIQLIGRDQETPIIEVEGPLLTDSHVGFRLTMPSPIPEYLNVHYICESASRLLFLSMHWARSIPAFSALGQEANTSLVRACWNELFTLGLAQCAHEMNLSTILAAIINHLQSSIQDEKLSGERVKQVMEHIWKFQEFCNSMTKLETDSYEYAYLKAIVLFSPDHPGVDSSGQIEKFQEKALMELQDYVQKTYPEETYRLTRILTRLPALRLMNSGITEELFFTGLIGNVSIDSIIPYILKMETAEYNSQDSDPTE
- the mrps25 gene encoding 28S ribosomal protein S25, mitochondrial — translated: MPMKGRFPIRRTLEYLQKGEIVFKNRVKIMTVNYNTHGELSEGARKFVFFNIPQIQYKNQWVQIMMFKNMTPSPFLKFYLDDGEQVLVDVEGKDHKHISDHVRKILGKTEEVLQAEAQAKMQESNPANFGPRKYCLRECICEVDGQVPCPSTTALPKEMTGKYRTKMAASQE